Proteins from a single region of Cytophagia bacterium CHB2:
- a CDS encoding class I SAM-dependent methyltransferase: MSDFEHCACPVCAEDAGELYMRVADRFALAEGPSYDLQRCRVCGMIYLNPRPDEAMSGRYYQHEAYLPFASLAARPTATQKLYDYLRQINLRWKRRLLSRFCARGALLDVGCGTGEFLAFMRASGWQVRGLERDSAAADWGRRNFQLDIATGSVQDLKAGSPSDVITLWHVLEHLYSPKAALLHLRDQLTEDGQLIIAAPHIESFDARVYGSDWIALDVPRHVNHFTLPALQRLAETCGFHLLACRQLPLDAFFNAMMSEQLQAQARKSRSWFLPLRFARAGAVAAASLIAGSRFFPGRFRGATLVGVLQKTR, encoded by the coding sequence TTGTCTGATTTCGAGCATTGCGCCTGTCCGGTTTGCGCCGAAGACGCCGGTGAGTTATACATGCGTGTCGCGGATCGCTTCGCGTTGGCCGAGGGTCCGTCGTATGATCTGCAGCGCTGTCGCGTGTGCGGCATGATTTACTTGAATCCCCGTCCCGACGAAGCCATGAGCGGCCGTTATTATCAACACGAAGCTTATTTGCCTTTCGCCAGCCTTGCCGCCCGGCCAACCGCGACGCAAAAGCTTTACGATTATCTCCGCCAAATCAATCTCAGATGGAAACGCCGGTTGCTTTCGCGATTCTGTGCTCGCGGCGCCCTGCTCGACGTGGGCTGTGGCACCGGCGAGTTTCTCGCGTTCATGCGCGCTTCCGGTTGGCAAGTGCGAGGATTGGAACGCGACTCGGCTGCCGCGGATTGGGGCCGGCGCAACTTTCAGCTCGACATCGCAACCGGCAGTGTGCAGGATTTGAAGGCAGGATCGCCTTCCGACGTGATCACGCTTTGGCATGTGCTGGAACATCTTTATTCACCCAAAGCCGCGCTGTTGCATTTGCGCGATCAATTGACCGAGGACGGCCAGCTTATCATCGCCGCGCCTCATATTGAAAGCTTCGATGCCAGAGTTTATGGCAGCGATTGGATCGCGCTCGATGTGCCGCGCCATGTGAATCATTTCACGCTGCCAGCCTTGCAGCGGCTGGCGGAAACGTGCGGCTTTCACTTGCTCGCTTGCCGGCAATTGCCGCTCGACGCTTTTTTTAATGCCATGATGAGTGAACAATTGCAGGCACAAGCAAGAAAGTCACGTTCATGGTTTTTGCCGCTGCGTTTCGCGCGCGCGGGGGCAGTTGCTGCTGCTTCGTTGATCGCCGGCAGCCGGTTTTTCCCCGGCCGCTTCCGGGGCGCAACGCTGGTGGGGGTGTTGCAGAAAACACGCTGA